From a region of the Pseudanabaena sp. ABRG5-3 genome:
- a CDS encoding DUF433 domain-containing protein: MQFARITTNPQKMGGVPCIRSLRIPVTTVFGMFADGMRDQEILQALPDLEAEDIQEVLQYVATTLRVNSEAQGLKEVVQQTVKETMNNVLKKEKITFLNL; this comes from the coding sequence ATGCAATTTGCAAGAATTACAACTAATCCTCAAAAAATGGGCGGCGTGCCATGTATTCGCTCCTTGAGAATACCCGTTACAACTGTCTTTGGTATGTTTGCTGATGGAATGAGAGATCAAGAGATTTTACAGGCATTACCCGATCTAGAAGCGGAAGATATACAAGAGGTTCTACAGTATGTAGCTACGACATTAAGAGTGAACTCAGAGGCTCAAGGGCTCAAAGAAGTTGTTCAGCAAACCGTCAAAGAGACGATGAACAACGTTTTGAAGAAAGAGAAAATTACTTTTCTAAACCTCTAA
- a CDS encoding type II toxin-antitoxin system HicA family toxin yields the protein MSQWSSAKARKVLAALEKIGWNVKRQTGSHKILERDGWEDYVFAFRDSDEIGAKMLARIAKRTGLKPENL from the coding sequence ATGAGTCAATGGTCATCTGCAAAAGCCAGAAAAGTATTAGCCGCATTGGAAAAGATTGGATGGAATGTAAAGCGTCAAACTGGATCGCACAAGATTTTGGAACGTGACGGCTGGGAAGATTATGTTTTTGCTTTTCGAGATAGCGATGAAATAGGGGCAAAAATGCTTGCCCGTATAGCCAAGAGAACAGGATTGAAACCAGAAAATCTATGA
- a CDS encoding IS4 family transposase, giving the protein MKEINLFREMLQQHLQWNAARLAFVCTFLIALIRVKTVNLAEIATGFSGKAKVESHYKRLQRFFRDFELDYESIALTVVKVMQIPEPWVISIDRTDWQFGKTVFNVLTLGVVHHGIAFPLVWIMLDKKGNSNTRERCELWNRFLEIFAARKIDFLTADREFVGEEWFDYLLCEPRTPFRIRIRKNTVLKDGQKQLRADICFQDLQVGEFRVLSKRRHIFGHWLYVAAMRLEDGDLLIVATDHAPYTAITDYAKRWGIETLFGCFKSRGFCLESTHLQDSQRLSKLIALLTLALCWCFSSGLWQFLLNPLKPKKHGRLPKSIFRLGFDFLRHIIFDLQLNSVTFFNSIKFLSCT; this is encoded by the coding sequence ATCAAAGAGATTAACCTATTCCGAGAAATGTTGCAGCAGCATCTGCAATGGAATGCAGCAAGACTCGCATTTGTGTGCACATTTCTGATCGCGCTAATACGAGTAAAGACAGTAAACCTAGCCGAAATCGCGACGGGATTTAGCGGCAAAGCCAAAGTAGAATCGCACTATAAAAGACTACAAAGATTCTTCCGAGACTTTGAATTAGACTATGAAAGCATTGCCCTCACTGTCGTCAAAGTAATGCAAATACCCGAACCATGGGTAATCTCAATCGACCGCACCGATTGGCAGTTTGGCAAGACCGTTTTCAACGTGCTGACTCTAGGAGTAGTGCATCATGGAATCGCTTTCCCGTTGGTATGGATAATGCTGGATAAAAAAGGCAACTCTAACACCCGCGAACGATGTGAACTGTGGAATCGATTTCTAGAAATATTTGCAGCCCGTAAAATCGACTTTTTGACCGCAGACCGTGAATTTGTGGGAGAAGAGTGGTTTGACTATTTGCTGTGTGAACCACGCACCCCGTTTAGAATCCGCATTCGTAAAAATACCGTACTCAAGGATGGACAAAAACAACTACGTGCTGACATTTGTTTTCAAGATCTCCAAGTTGGTGAATTTAGGGTGTTGTCTAAACGCAGACATATTTTCGGACATTGGCTGTATGTGGCTGCCATGCGTTTGGAGGATGGCGATTTGTTGATTGTCGCTACTGACCATGCTCCTTATACTGCTATTACTGACTATGCCAAGCGTTGGGGCATTGAGACTTTATTTGGTTGTTTTAAATCCCGTGGCTTTTGTTTAGAATCCACACATCTTCAGGACTCGCAACGGCTTTCTAAACTCATTGCTTTACTTACTCTTGCTTTGTGTTGGTGTTTTTCTTCTGGTTTATGGCAATTCTTACTCAATCCTCTCAAGCCGAAAAAGCATGGTCGCTTGCCTAAGAGTATTTTTCGTCTTGGTTTTGATTTCCTTCGTCATATCATCTTTGACTTACAACTCAATTCTGTTACCTTTTTTAACTCCATTAAATTTTTGTCCTGTACTTAG
- a CDS encoding type ISP restriction/modification enzyme, which yields MRKAKIYYARMDEFWRKEQKLSSLEKFESIQDVDWEEIEPDSKYTWLTEDLESDFSSFIPIGSKEEKKEKGQDAKAIFQLFSLGIASNRDEWVFSFDELDLQNKVKRLIENYNIEVSRYSQQTSQVDIDRFINVDPTFVKWTDRLKTALQQREIISFDISKVRNSIYRPFIKKALYFDHLLLSTGQKFNGVKKGNRIEL from the coding sequence ATGAGAAAGGCTAAGATTTATTATGCGCGGATGGATGAGTTTTGGCGTAAGGAACAAAAGCTAAGTAGCTTAGAGAAGTTTGAAAGCATTCAGGATGTTGATTGGGAAGAAATTGAACCTGATAGCAAATACACTTGGCTAACTGAAGATTTGGAGAGTGATTTTTCTTCCTTTATCCCAATAGGTTCAAAGGAAGAAAAGAAAGAAAAGGGACAAGACGCAAAAGCTATATTTCAGCTATTTAGTCTTGGTATTGCATCCAATAGAGATGAGTGGGTATTTTCTTTTGATGAGCTTGATCTACAAAATAAAGTAAAACGATTAATTGAGAATTACAATATTGAAGTTAGCCGATATTCTCAACAAACTTCACAAGTTGATATTGATCGTTTCATAAATGTAGATCCAACATTTGTTAAATGGACAGATAGACTTAAGACCGCATTACAGCAAAGAGAAATAATTAGCTTTGATATTTCTAAGGTTCGGAATTCAATTTATCGCCCATTCATTAAAAAAGCTCTTTACTTTGATCATTTACTCCTAAGTACAGGACAAAAATTTAATGGAGTTAAAAAAGGTAACAGAATTGAGTTGTAA
- a CDS encoding fatty acid desaturase produces MLSLQKKALKTDNWTGAIITLAIASLWIASLVGSFQIFVPHSSWICLICSILVRTYLHTGLFILAHESMHGNLIPQNQRLNKIVGRLMLGIYGFLPYDRCFVNHINHHRYPSQSGDPDFHGDGANPIHWYCKFMGEYFPLRSLITFITSMIVIIAILMIAFKVSLTNLILFWLLPLILSSLQLFFFGTYLPHRQVDNNLNFSPRLHSDRYSILWSFLSCYNFGHYHWEHHAYPHIPWYKLPTALHTQT; encoded by the coding sequence ATGCTTAGCCTGCAAAAAAAGGCGCTTAAAACTGATAACTGGACAGGTGCAATCATAACCCTTGCGATCGCTAGTTTATGGATTGCTAGTCTAGTTGGCTCTTTTCAGATTTTCGTACCACATAGTTCTTGGATATGTCTAATTTGTTCGATCTTAGTCCGCACATATTTACACACTGGGCTATTTATCCTTGCCCATGAATCCATGCATGGGAATTTAATCCCGCAGAACCAACGTTTAAATAAAATAGTTGGACGCTTGATGCTTGGTATTTATGGATTTCTGCCCTACGATCGCTGTTTTGTAAATCATATTAATCATCATCGCTATCCTTCTCAAAGTGGCGATCCAGATTTTCATGGCGATGGGGCAAATCCAATCCATTGGTATTGTAAATTTATGGGCGAATATTTCCCATTGCGATCGCTAATTACTTTCATTACGAGCATGATCGTGATTATTGCAATCTTGATGATCGCTTTCAAGGTTTCCCTCACAAATCTAATCCTCTTTTGGCTTTTACCCCTCATCCTCAGCTCACTACAGCTATTTTTCTTTGGCACATATCTTCCCCATCGCCAAGTTGATAACAATTTAAACTTCTCACCCCGTTTGCATAGCGATCGCTATTCTATTCTGTGGTCATTTTTGAGTTGTTACAATTTCGGTCATTACCATTGGGAACATCACGCATATCCCCATATTCCTTGGTACAAGTTACCTACAGCACTTCATACCCAAACTTAA
- a CDS encoding N-6 DNA methylase: MPSLSLKPSHKPIKNYYEALEQYAKLGIVHEGAVRSAFQSLLDSCARQFQWTLVAEYAIKRSKKQPIRMDGALVDSYNLPRAYWEAKDINDNLKKEIPKKFAVGYPKDNMLFQRPDRAMLYQDGKLVMDADLTKDQELVDIVRQFFEYRAPAIAQWEKAAEEFGDRVKDHATALLELIRKEEKTNKKFIDAFAAFMQLCRQSINPNLAESAVEEMLIQHLLTERIFRSVFNNPDFAQRNIIAVEIEKVINALTSKHFSRAHFLSSLDRFYGAIEETAATIDDFSQKQNFLNTVYEKFFQGFSTKVADTHGIVYTPQPIVNFMVKSVEEILQREFGKSLVDKGVHILDPFVGTGNFIMRVMREIAEIQKSALPHKYEHELHCNEVMLLPYYIASMNIEHEYFEQTGKYEAFEGICLVDTFEDQRIEQLGLFTPENMKRVERQRESDLFVVIGNPPYNVGQLNENDNNKNRKYTTKNKTGIDDRVAATYAKASKATLKNKLSDPYVKAIRWASDRIGEEGIVALVTNNSFLDQIAFDGMRQYLEKDFDQIYVFDLGGNIRKNPKLSGTTHNVFGIQVGVSVNIFVRKR; this comes from the coding sequence ATGCCAAGTCTTAGCCTCAAGCCATCGCACAAGCCGATCAAAAATTACTATGAGGCATTGGAGCAGTATGCCAAGCTGGGAATTGTGCATGAGGGGGCGGTGCGATCGGCTTTTCAGAGTTTGTTAGATTCCTGTGCGCGGCAGTTTCAATGGACTCTGGTTGCGGAATATGCGATTAAACGTTCTAAGAAGCAGCCGATCCGTATGGATGGGGCTTTGGTGGATAGTTACAATTTGCCGCGAGCCTATTGGGAAGCGAAGGATATTAATGACAACTTAAAGAAGGAAATCCCGAAAAAGTTTGCGGTGGGTTATCCCAAAGACAATATGTTGTTTCAGCGTCCCGATCGCGCCATGCTCTATCAAGATGGCAAATTGGTGATGGATGCGGATCTCACCAAAGATCAAGAGTTAGTCGATATTGTCCGCCAGTTTTTTGAATATCGTGCGCCAGCGATCGCGCAATGGGAAAAAGCTGCTGAGGAATTTGGCGATCGCGTGAAGGATCATGCTACGGCTTTATTGGAGCTAATCCGTAAAGAGGAGAAGACTAACAAAAAGTTTATCGATGCGTTTGCAGCGTTTATGCAGCTTTGCCGTCAATCGATTAATCCGAATCTGGCTGAGTCGGCGGTTGAGGAGATGTTGATTCAGCATTTACTAACGGAACGGATTTTTCGGAGTGTGTTCAATAATCCCGATTTTGCTCAGAGAAATATTATCGCAGTTGAGATTGAGAAGGTAATCAATGCTTTGACTTCTAAGCATTTCAGCCGCGCTCATTTTTTGAGTAGTTTGGATCGGTTTTATGGGGCGATCGAGGAAACGGCGGCTACGATTGATGATTTTTCGCAAAAGCAGAATTTCTTAAATACGGTCTATGAGAAGTTCTTTCAGGGCTTTTCGACGAAGGTGGCGGATACGCATGGGATTGTGTATACACCACAGCCGATTGTGAATTTCATGGTGAAGAGTGTGGAGGAGATTTTGCAACGGGAGTTTGGCAAGTCTTTGGTGGATAAGGGTGTGCATATTCTCGATCCGTTTGTGGGTACGGGAAATTTCATCATGCGGGTGATGCGTGAGATTGCAGAAATCCAGAAGTCGGCTTTGCCTCACAAGTATGAGCATGAGTTGCATTGCAATGAGGTAATGTTGCTGCCCTATTACATTGCTTCGATGAATATTGAGCATGAGTATTTTGAGCAGACTGGGAAGTATGAGGCATTTGAGGGGATTTGTTTGGTGGATACGTTTGAGGATCAGCGTATTGAGCAGTTGGGTTTGTTTACGCCTGAAAATATGAAGCGAGTGGAGAGACAGAGGGAGTCAGATTTATTTGTGGTGATTGGGAATCCTCCGTATAATGTGGGTCAGTTGAATGAGAATGACAACAATAAGAATCGCAAGTACACGACTAAAAACAAGACTGGGATTGATGATCGCGTAGCGGCTACCTATGCCAAAGCTTCAAAGGCAACTTTAAAAAACAAATTGTCAGATCCTTATGTGAAGGCAATTCGGTGGGCATCAGATAGAATCGGAGAAGAGGGTATTGTTGCTCTTGTGACAAATAACAGTTTTCTAGACCAAATCGCATTTGATGGAATGCGTCAGTATCTAGAAAAAGACTTTGATCAAATTTATGTATTTGATTTAGGTGGTAATATTCGCAAAAATCCTAAATTATCGGGAACAACTCATAATGTTTTTGGCATTCAAGTTGGGGTAAGTGTTAATATTTTTGTAAGAAAGCGTTAG
- a CDS encoding type II toxin-antitoxin system HicB family antitoxin: MTKHISNHFTIETEQEEDGRWIAEILEISGALVYGNSQQQAIAHVQALALRVIADKLEHGEMALGLTSFDFVAA; this comes from the coding sequence ATGACAAAACATATTTCTAATCATTTCACCATCGAAACAGAACAAGAAGAAGATGGGCGATGGATTGCTGAGATTCTCGAAATTTCGGGCGCTTTAGTATATGGAAATAGTCAACAACAGGCAATCGCTCATGTTCAAGCTTTGGCATTGCGGGTTATTGCTGATAAACTGGAGCATGGAGAAATGGCTTTGGGTTTGACTAGCTTTGACTTTGTGGCTGCGTAG
- a CDS encoding type II toxin-antitoxin system VapC family toxin encodes MNYLFLDTSYIVALELSDDQNHVVTLEHWRSLDKRNLCLVTSSYVFDEVVTFLSSRGFRSKATEVGKRLLTSKSIKFIQVDEDLFLEGWEYFQKYQDKSYSLTDCLSFVIMNQLKINLALTYDQHSVQAGFGRLP; translated from the coding sequence ATGAATTATTTGTTTTTGGATACAAGTTATATCGTGGCTTTGGAATTGTCTGATGATCAAAATCATGTAGTAACTTTAGAGCATTGGCGAAGTTTGGATAAAAGAAATTTGTGTTTGGTGACAAGTTCCTATGTTTTCGATGAGGTGGTAACTTTTTTAAGTAGTCGTGGGTTTCGGAGCAAGGCTACTGAGGTGGGGAAACGTTTGCTTACAAGTAAGTCTATAAAATTTATTCAGGTTGATGAGGATCTTTTTTTAGAAGGATGGGAATATTTTCAAAAGTATCAGGATAAGTCGTATTCGTTAACGGATTGTTTATCTTTCGTTATTATGAACCAATTAAAAATCAATCTGGCTCTCACTTACGATCAACATTCTGTCCAAGCTGGTTTTGGGAGATTGCCATAA
- a CDS encoding orange carotenoid-binding protein, whose amino-acid sequence MTYTVATARNIFPNTLAADVVPATIARFNQLSAEDQLAWIWFTYLEMGKTVTIAAPGAASMQLAELTLNEIKKMSFQQQTQVMCDLANRADTPICRTYAIWSQNIKLGFWYQLGKWMEEGIVAPIPEGYKLSANASAVLATLISLDPGQQITILRNAVVDMGYDPNKLDGTTRIIEPVSPPKEISKRTPVKIEGIDNPTVLSYMDNLNANDFDALIALFLPDGALQPPFQKPIVGKEAIMRFFTEECQNLVLVPERGVSEPADGGYTQIKITGKVQTPWFGSGVGMNISWRFLLDPSNKIFFVAIDLLASPKELLNFIR is encoded by the coding sequence ATGACATATACCGTTGCCACTGCAAGAAATATTTTCCCTAACACCTTGGCTGCTGACGTTGTACCAGCAACCATTGCCAGATTCAATCAACTTAGTGCCGAAGATCAACTCGCTTGGATTTGGTTTACATACCTTGAGATGGGTAAAACTGTGACGATCGCAGCTCCAGGAGCAGCAAGTATGCAGTTAGCCGAGTTGACCCTAAATGAAATCAAGAAAATGAGTTTTCAGCAACAAACTCAGGTCATGTGTGACCTCGCCAATCGTGCTGATACTCCCATCTGCCGCACCTATGCCATTTGGTCACAAAATATCAAGCTAGGCTTTTGGTATCAACTTGGCAAATGGATGGAAGAAGGAATTGTCGCTCCTATTCCTGAAGGATACAAGCTTTCTGCGAATGCTTCTGCGGTTCTTGCAACATTAATTAGTCTAGACCCCGGTCAACAAATTACAATTCTTCGCAACGCAGTTGTGGATATGGGCTATGACCCTAATAAATTGGATGGAACGACACGCATTATTGAGCCAGTGTCACCTCCCAAAGAAATATCAAAGCGTACTCCAGTCAAGATCGAAGGAATTGACAATCCCACCGTATTGTCTTACATGGATAACTTGAATGCCAATGATTTCGACGCTTTAATCGCGCTGTTCCTTCCCGATGGTGCTTTGCAACCTCCCTTCCAAAAACCAATTGTTGGTAAAGAAGCAATTATGCGCTTCTTTACAGAAGAATGTCAAAATCTCGTGCTTGTTCCAGAAAGAGGTGTTTCTGAACCCGCAGATGGTGGTTACACCCAAATTAAAATCACTGGAAAAGTGCAAACACCTTGGTTCGGCTCTGGTGTAGGTATGAATATCTCTTGGAGATTTTTACTTGATCCTAGCAATAAGATTTTCTTCGTGGCGATCGATTTACTCGCTTCTCCTAAAGAGTTATTGAACTTCATTCGTTAA